In Niveispirillum cyanobacteriorum, the following proteins share a genomic window:
- a CDS encoding CaiB/BaiF CoA transferase family protein yields the protein MHRPLSGIRVIAVEQYGAGPYGSMLLADMGATVIKVENAATGGDVSRATGPHFLGEQDSQFFQTFSKGKQSASIDLKSPEGRVAFNQLLAGADALINNLRGDQPAKLGLTYDAVKDINPRLVCAHLSAYGRGNSRETWPGYDYLMQAEAGFMGLSGEPDAPPTRLGVSMVDFMTGTMMAFGTVSTILGARATGIGCDVDVALFDTAVHQLSYPATWYLNAGDQVQRLPRGAHPSIAPSQSFRTKDGWAMLMCQTPKFWEEFCRRAGRPDLLDRVEFKDIPARRRNRQLLSETLDDLLSTRTTAEWLSILGGHVPFAPITSLDQALDNPFVAEIGMVEEVDHPDAPDGRLRLLSSPIRINGERPRGRRAPKLGERTE from the coding sequence ATGCATCGCCCCCTCTCCGGCATCCGCGTTATCGCGGTCGAACAATATGGCGCCGGACCCTATGGCAGCATGCTGCTGGCAGATATGGGCGCCACCGTGATCAAGGTGGAGAACGCTGCCACGGGCGGCGACGTGTCCCGCGCTACGGGTCCGCATTTCCTTGGTGAACAAGACAGTCAGTTCTTCCAGACCTTCTCCAAAGGGAAGCAGTCGGCCAGTATTGACCTGAAGTCACCCGAGGGACGGGTGGCTTTCAACCAACTGCTGGCAGGGGCCGATGCCCTGATCAACAATCTGCGCGGGGATCAGCCGGCTAAGCTGGGCCTCACCTATGACGCGGTGAAGGACATCAATCCGCGTCTGGTCTGTGCGCATCTGTCGGCCTATGGGCGAGGCAACAGCCGGGAGACATGGCCCGGTTACGATTACCTGATGCAGGCAGAGGCCGGCTTCATGGGCTTGTCGGGCGAACCCGACGCGCCGCCCACCCGTCTTGGCGTATCGATGGTGGATTTCATGACGGGTACGATGATGGCCTTCGGCACCGTCTCCACCATCCTGGGGGCCAGGGCGACGGGCATCGGCTGCGACGTTGATGTCGCCTTGTTCGACACAGCGGTTCACCAGCTCTCCTACCCCGCCACCTGGTACCTGAATGCCGGTGATCAGGTACAACGCCTGCCGCGCGGCGCGCATCCGTCCATCGCCCCCAGTCAATCCTTCAGGACCAAGGATGGCTGGGCCATGCTGATGTGTCAGACCCCGAAATTCTGGGAGGAATTCTGCCGCCGCGCGGGCCGGCCCGACCTTCTTGATCGCGTGGAGTTCAAGGACATTCCTGCCCGTCGCAGGAACAGGCAATTATTGTCGGAGACGCTGGACGACCTTCTATCCACCAGGACCACGGCGGAATGGCTGTCGATCCTTGGCGGACATGTGCCCTTTGCCCCCATCACCAGCCTGGATCAGGCCCTGGACAACCCGTTTGTAGCAGAGATCGGGATGGTGGAGGAAGTAGACCATCCCGATGCACCGGATGGCCGGTTACGCCTGCTCTCCTCCCCTATCCGTATCAATGGCGAACGGCCAAGGGGGCGGCGCGCGCCCAAACTGGGGGAGAGGACGGAATGA
- a CDS encoding MmgE/PrpD family protein, with protein MSLIAQFADHLHRPVPTTLRRRAALHLLDWAGCAVIGATTPVSRLLSNILLTAPQGPCAVIGRADGVGPEAAARYMGALGNIYEMDDVDKRARLHPGPVVIPAALAAAQANGADAEALLTGIVRGYEAMVRLGRALGDAHYRYWHSTASCGTIGAAVAVASILGMDRDATGHAVALAVTRTGGLWETRNDPRSHAKQVHNAMAAGDGWLAAVMAAGSLRGPGGILDGKEGLFAATAGNADPSLILSGATRDGWCLSDISLKPWPACRHAHPVIDAALALLDRLGQTRLLPGQVSSIGIQTYGDALRFCDRPVPGTVIEAKFSLQHSVAVTLLGGPPPLSAFEPAAIADPDTAALRTKVKVAVGEPYESRYAARFGARLAVTLSDGTLLVQEQDDALGDPENPLPDDRVAAKANTLMRAAGMSVNEVDRLTEECLSLADDGPVRLSWPVRIGEGVQ; from the coding sequence ATGTCACTGATTGCACAGTTTGCCGATCATCTGCATCGCCCGGTTCCGACCACGCTTCGTCGGCGCGCAGCTTTACATCTTTTGGACTGGGCTGGCTGCGCGGTTATCGGTGCAACGACCCCGGTGTCGCGGCTGTTGTCCAACATACTGTTGACAGCACCGCAGGGACCCTGTGCCGTTATCGGGCGGGCGGATGGTGTGGGGCCAGAGGCCGCCGCCCGCTATATGGGTGCCCTTGGCAACATCTATGAAATGGACGATGTGGATAAACGGGCGCGTTTGCATCCCGGTCCTGTTGTGATCCCCGCCGCCTTGGCCGCGGCACAGGCCAACGGTGCGGATGCAGAGGCGCTGCTGACTGGCATCGTCCGCGGGTATGAGGCGATGGTGCGCCTCGGCCGCGCATTGGGCGACGCGCATTACCGGTACTGGCACAGCACCGCCAGCTGCGGCACCATCGGGGCGGCTGTTGCCGTCGCCTCCATCTTGGGTATGGATCGCGACGCCACAGGTCACGCTGTTGCACTGGCTGTGACCCGGACGGGTGGGCTGTGGGAGACGCGCAATGATCCGCGTTCCCACGCCAAGCAGGTGCATAATGCCATGGCGGCAGGCGATGGCTGGCTGGCCGCCGTGATGGCTGCTGGTAGCCTGCGCGGGCCCGGCGGCATCCTGGATGGCAAGGAGGGGCTGTTCGCCGCTACCGCCGGTAATGCCGATCCGTCCTTGATCCTTTCCGGTGCCACAAGGGACGGCTGGTGCCTGAGCGATATCAGCCTGAAGCCCTGGCCCGCGTGCCGACATGCCCATCCTGTGATTGATGCCGCCCTGGCGCTTCTGGACCGGCTGGGACAGACGCGACTGCTGCCGGGGCAGGTGTCATCCATCGGCATCCAGACCTATGGCGACGCCCTGCGCTTCTGTGACCGGCCCGTGCCGGGCACCGTGATAGAGGCGAAATTCTCGTTGCAGCATTCTGTTGCCGTTACCCTGCTGGGGGGGCCACCGCCCTTATCCGCGTTCGAACCGGCCGCCATTGCCGATCCTGACACCGCAGCGCTTCGGACGAAGGTAAAGGTGGCGGTGGGGGAACCTTATGAAAGCCGTTATGCAGCCCGCTTCGGTGCGCGGCTGGCCGTGACCCTGTCCGATGGTACCTTACTGGTGCAGGAGCAGGACGACGCCCTGGGCGATCCGGAGAACCCGCTACCGGACGACCGCGTGGCTGCCAAGGCCAATACCCTGATGCGGGCGGCCGGCATGTCGGTGAATGAGGTCGACCGATTGACCGAAGAATGCCTTTCACTCGCCGATGATGGGCCGGTACGGCTTTCCTGGCCCGTGCGGATAGGGGAGGGCGTGCAATGA
- a CDS encoding GntR family transcriptional regulator, with protein MTSSATPRYQQIAQMLRAAITNGSYKVGDLLPTEQELCATHDISRHTARDALRLLTEAGLVTRKRRAGTVVAASSPPNLFVQPLGGFQDLLQYARDARLTILAYGPAPADGFARDLGQDPAGWKELRGQRGTGTAMVGLTRILVRADCAPSQAEIEARPTIADAIEARFGIAASRIDQQISAMVLDNQLATLLGSEPGAAALRTRRLYHDGNGALFLASESAHPADRFVYSMSFNREKAE; from the coding sequence TTGACAAGCAGCGCCACCCCGCGTTATCAGCAGATCGCGCAGATGCTTCGTGCCGCCATCACGAACGGCAGCTACAAGGTTGGCGACCTGCTGCCGACAGAGCAGGAACTGTGCGCCACCCACGATATATCCCGCCACACGGCCAGAGACGCGCTGCGCCTGCTTACAGAGGCCGGACTGGTCACGCGTAAGCGTCGCGCAGGCACGGTGGTCGCCGCCAGCTCCCCTCCCAACCTGTTCGTACAGCCATTGGGCGGGTTCCAGGATCTGCTGCAATATGCACGCGATGCGCGATTGACGATCCTGGCCTATGGCCCCGCCCCTGCCGACGGTTTTGCCCGTGACCTGGGTCAGGACCCAGCTGGTTGGAAGGAATTGCGGGGACAGCGGGGGACAGGGACTGCAATGGTGGGCCTGACCCGCATCCTGGTCCGGGCCGACTGCGCCCCATCTCAAGCGGAAATCGAAGCAAGGCCCACCATCGCAGATGCCATTGAGGCGCGGTTCGGCATCGCCGCCAGCCGCATTGATCAACAGATCAGCGCCATGGTTCTGGACAATCAACTGGCCACTTTGCTGGGCAGCGAGCCCGGAGCCGCTGCGTTGCGCACCCGCCGTCTGTACCATGACGGCAATGGCGCTCTTTTCCTGGCAAGCGAAAGCGCCCACCCCGCCGACCGGTTCGTTTACTCGATGAGCTTCAACCGTGAAAAGGCGGAGTGA
- a CDS encoding phenylacetate--CoA ligase family protein, whose amino-acid sequence MDGHRTYFNAVDWDALQKDHPVGDDFVRFATKTSRDELTAHQNRLFLRCVARAWATPFYQRLWGGAGIDKGDIRSIEDLPRLPSFDKSDIMASLDIAPPFGDFSGFTSYPDGDRPPVIFHTTSGTTGKPQVLLFGAKGREAQNLLLGRLYRFQGLRPDDVVHSVYGHGMINGGHYVRESVVHWTSAIFMSAGTGIETRSIQQIQLMKEFGATVIVGFADYIKKLAEVAREQGLDPARDLNIRMVSGHLGREDKESLSRAWGGAKCFDWYGVGDTGCIAGEGPDRDGLYVMEDAQYLEVCDIDSGKPVSDGALGDMIVTCLYKDDIHPIIRFNTHDVTQVRTDASSIGVIYKRIEGFMGRSDNMVKIRGINIFPQAVGPMLDGVPGIMGEFICKAVRDAAGRDEFRVIAETSAAGDERQAVAERCRAVLKQKIGIEVAVELVDHRATAPLTQIDVRQKPIRLIDERFKQ is encoded by the coding sequence ATGGACGGGCACAGGACCTATTTCAACGCCGTGGACTGGGACGCGCTGCAAAAAGACCATCCGGTCGGCGATGATTTCGTGCGATTTGCCACGAAGACCAGCCGGGATGAACTGACGGCCCATCAGAACCGCCTGTTTTTGCGCTGTGTCGCCCGCGCCTGGGCCACGCCGTTCTATCAGCGGCTGTGGGGTGGGGCAGGCATCGACAAGGGGGATATCCGCTCCATCGAGGATCTGCCTCGCCTGCCCAGCTTCGATAAGTCCGATATCATGGCCAGTCTGGATATCGCGCCGCCCTTCGGCGATTTTTCGGGTTTCACCTCATATCCCGATGGTGACCGCCCGCCTGTCATTTTCCACACCACCAGCGGCACGACAGGCAAGCCGCAGGTCCTGCTGTTCGGTGCCAAAGGACGGGAAGCGCAGAACCTGCTGCTGGGACGTCTCTACCGGTTTCAGGGACTGCGTCCCGATGATGTGGTTCATTCCGTATATGGTCATGGCATGATCAATGGCGGCCATTATGTCCGCGAAAGCGTGGTCCATTGGACATCCGCCATCTTCATGTCGGCAGGTACGGGCATCGAAACCCGGTCGATTCAGCAGATCCAGCTGATGAAAGAGTTTGGAGCGACAGTCATTGTCGGCTTCGCCGATTACATCAAGAAGCTGGCAGAGGTGGCGCGCGAGCAAGGGCTGGACCCCGCCCGCGACCTGAATATTCGCATGGTCTCTGGTCATCTGGGCCGAGAGGACAAGGAAAGCCTGTCCCGCGCCTGGGGCGGTGCAAAGTGCTTTGACTGGTACGGTGTCGGCGACACGGGCTGTATCGCGGGCGAGGGGCCGGATCGTGATGGCCTCTATGTGATGGAGGATGCGCAGTACCTGGAGGTCTGCGACATTGACAGCGGCAAGCCCGTATCTGATGGCGCTCTGGGCGATATGATCGTCACCTGCCTGTACAAGGACGATATCCATCCCATCATTCGCTTCAACACCCATGACGTGACGCAGGTGCGCACCGACGCTTCGTCCATCGGTGTCATTTACAAGCGGATTGAAGGCTTTATGGGCCGATCCGACAACATGGTGAAAATCCGCGGCATCAACATCTTCCCGCAGGCCGTGGGGCCAATGCTGGATGGTGTGCCCGGCATCATGGGCGAGTTTATATGCAAGGCTGTGCGCGATGCGGCGGGCCGGGATGAGTTTCGGGTCATAGCCGAAACCAGCGCTGCTGGTGATGAGCGTCAAGCAGTGGCAGAACGTTGTCGCGCTGTCCTGAAACAGAAGATCGGGATCGAAGTGGCGGTGGAACTGGTTGACCACCGGGCTACCGCCCCGCTGACCCAGATCGACGTCCGTCAGAAGCCCATCCGCTTGATCGACGAACGGTTCAAGCAATGA
- a CDS encoding CaiB/BaiF CoA transferase family protein translates to MKLKGIKVLDLSAFLPGPHMTMMMADHGADVIMVEPANGTGEPTREIGQKTADGVTVWFRNIARGKRSVALSLKDPADHALFMELAAEADVVVEAFRPGVVKRLGVDYDAVRAVNPSVVYCSISAFGQTGTYAQKPAHDMTVQALAGLVDLNRGLTDDKPASPHMPVADMAASLMALSGVLMALLRRTQTGKGDYIDLSMFDAALAWTPNVTGPVFAEDRHPPVKDMRSFGGSAMYHIYETADARFLVLGGSEIKFAENLLTALGRPDLLSYAKLPPGPAQEPLRVFFKQAFAMRSLSDWQEFLHGVDCCWAPVRSLKDAFDDRFVIERDMVLTDQDGCRHIGQPIRFQNEPGNPVFDLPIFGDKSARWR, encoded by the coding sequence ATGAAGCTGAAAGGGATTAAGGTTCTGGACCTGTCGGCCTTTCTTCCAGGTCCGCACATGACCATGATGATGGCGGACCACGGGGCTGACGTCATCATGGTTGAACCCGCCAATGGGACGGGTGAGCCAACGCGGGAGATCGGACAGAAAACAGCGGACGGCGTCACCGTCTGGTTCCGCAACATCGCGCGGGGCAAGCGTTCGGTGGCGCTGAGCCTGAAAGACCCCGCCGACCACGCGCTGTTCATGGAACTGGCGGCAGAGGCTGATGTGGTGGTGGAGGCGTTCCGCCCCGGCGTCGTTAAGCGCCTGGGCGTGGATTACGATGCGGTGCGGGCGGTCAATCCCAGTGTGGTCTACTGCTCCATCTCCGCTTTTGGGCAGACGGGTACATACGCGCAAAAGCCGGCGCATGACATGACGGTGCAGGCGCTGGCCGGGCTGGTCGATCTGAACCGCGGCCTGACGGATGATAAGCCGGCCAGTCCCCATATGCCCGTGGCGGACATGGCGGCCAGCCTGATGGCCCTATCCGGTGTGCTGATGGCCCTGCTGCGTCGGACGCAGACGGGAAAGGGCGATTACATCGACCTTTCGATGTTTGATGCCGCGCTGGCCTGGACACCCAATGTTACTGGCCCGGTCTTTGCCGAGGATCGCCATCCACCGGTGAAGGACATGCGCAGCTTCGGCGGCTCGGCCATGTATCATATCTATGAAACCGCAGACGCACGCTTCCTGGTGCTGGGCGGGTCGGAAATCAAATTTGCCGAAAACCTGCTGACGGCCCTGGGCCGCCCGGACCTGCTGTCCTACGCCAAATTGCCCCCCGGGCCAGCGCAGGAACCGCTGCGTGTCTTTTTCAAACAGGCCTTCGCGATGCGCAGCCTTTCTGACTGGCAGGAATTCCTGCACGGCGTTGATTGCTGCTGGGCGCCCGTTCGCAGCCTGAAGGATGCCTTCGATGATCGTTTCGTTATCGAACGAGATATGGTGCTGACCGACCAGGACGGCTGCCGCCATATCGGTCAACCAATTCGATTTCAAAATGAACCCGGAAATCCGGTCTTTGACTTGCCGATATTTGGCGATAAATCCGCCCGTTGGCGGTGA
- a CDS encoding acetyl-CoA hydrolase/transferase family protein, translating into MQKITLAEAPAWIAAKAGRGGRVYVAGCSGQPTALFDAFRTRPDKAAGLIFHGIWIPGVNPLDWAGLHPAARGEATFASPDWQDSAAAGRLRIVPETYTASYVRLERAAADVAVAMVAPPDHKGDCSLGLAADFTPAAWMRACHRMLLINPQMPVPIDGPCLKLADADAVVEADHPLLTVGPVTLDSAFAAIAGHIRTLLRDGDTLQFGLGKVQLAMLANLSGLRDIRLHAGMVSDPLLPLLSQDVLADGPGAVTTGVALGSPALYDAVASDPRVRFRPVGYTHDIRTLAAIPRLIAINSVIEVDLFGQANAEFIGEKAVSGGGGLLDFLRGSRMSPGGLPIIALVSTARSGVLSRIVPRLMAPAITIPRCDVGLVVTEQGLADLRGLDEDARAMALISIADPAHRDSLSSAWKQMRRQ; encoded by the coding sequence ATGCAAAAAATCACCCTGGCGGAGGCTCCGGCCTGGATCGCGGCAAAGGCCGGGCGGGGCGGGCGCGTCTATGTCGCCGGTTGTTCGGGTCAGCCAACGGCCCTGTTCGATGCCTTTCGCACCAGGCCGGACAAAGCCGCAGGTCTGATTTTTCATGGCATCTGGATACCTGGCGTCAATCCGCTGGATTGGGCCGGCCTGCACCCGGCGGCGCGTGGTGAAGCCACGTTTGCCAGCCCGGATTGGCAGGACAGTGCCGCCGCCGGACGCCTGCGCATCGTGCCGGAGACTTATACGGCCAGCTACGTTCGGCTCGAAAGGGCGGCAGCCGATGTCGCGGTCGCCATGGTTGCCCCACCGGACCATAAGGGGGACTGCTCCTTGGGTCTCGCGGCGGACTTCACACCCGCCGCTTGGATGCGGGCCTGCCATCGGATGCTGCTGATCAACCCGCAGATGCCGGTACCGATTGATGGCCCATGCCTGAAGCTTGCCGATGCCGATGCGGTGGTGGAAGCCGACCACCCGCTGCTGACCGTCGGGCCAGTGACGCTGGACAGCGCGTTTGCTGCCATCGCTGGCCATATCCGTACCCTGCTGCGTGATGGCGATACGCTGCAATTCGGCTTGGGCAAGGTACAGTTGGCCATGCTGGCCAATCTGTCGGGACTGCGTGATATCCGGTTGCATGCGGGCATGGTGTCTGACCCGCTGCTGCCGCTGCTGTCGCAGGATGTGCTGGCGGATGGGCCGGGCGCGGTGACGACGGGTGTGGCCCTTGGTTCGCCGGCGCTTTATGACGCCGTCGCATCCGATCCGCGCGTGCGTTTCCGGCCCGTCGGGTACACTCATGATATCCGCACCCTGGCTGCCATCCCGCGGCTGATCGCCATTAACTCGGTGATTGAAGTGGACCTGTTCGGCCAGGCCAATGCCGAATTCATTGGTGAGAAAGCCGTGTCGGGCGGTGGTGGGTTACTGGATTTCCTGCGCGGCAGCCGGATGTCGCCGGGCGGGCTGCCAATCATCGCGCTGGTATCGACGGCGCGCAGCGGGGTGCTGTCACGGATCGTGCCCCGGTTGATGGCGCCAGCCATCACCATTCCGCGCTGCGATGTTGGTCTTGTTGTTACCGAACAGGGCCTCGCCGACCTGCGCGGCCTTGACGAGGATGCCCGTGCCATGGCCTTGATTTCTATTGCTGACCCGGCCCACCGGGACAGCCTTTCCAGCGCCTGGAAGCAGATGCGGCGCCAGTAA
- a CDS encoding MmgE/PrpD family protein → MNTASEILVRHALSVEWDALPDAAQVAARTFLLDTLGVGIAGAQAAFADTVAAAARGWAGNGPAPILGRAMTVSGPQAAFINAYQIHAQEFDCVHEGAVVHPLATILSALMADTARLPGQVKGTDFGAALVAGVDIAATLGLAAKTPLKFFRPATAGIFGCVAALSRLRRLEPPVAISAFGHALAFASGTMQAHVEGKPGLPLQIAHAAQASLMALDLAVAGLPGTDGSIDGPFGYLTLFETASDLQPLLARLGRDWRIAEVSHKPFPTGRAAHGAIVATQALMRDHGVTPANLDRLTYTAPPLIHRLVGRPLPEYPAAMTANYARLCFAWLGAVVLTRGTVGLSDFAEGRLTDPSLHALGARIRVVADANPDPAAFTPAMAEALLTDGRLVQVRVDSQLGSPGSPLSREQHLRKFRACLDFAGSSPLADPLIKAIDDLHEQQDMAALLRRAAGLAG, encoded by the coding sequence ATGAATACAGCCTCTGAAATCCTGGTACGCCACGCGCTGTCGGTAGAATGGGACGCGTTGCCGGATGCGGCGCAGGTGGCGGCCCGAACGTTCCTTCTGGATACGCTTGGCGTCGGTATTGCGGGCGCTCAAGCGGCTTTTGCTGATACTGTCGCGGCGGCTGCGCGCGGCTGGGCCGGTAACGGCCCTGCGCCGATCCTGGGACGTGCCATGACGGTCAGCGGACCGCAGGCAGCCTTCATCAACGCCTATCAAATCCATGCCCAGGAATTTGATTGTGTGCATGAAGGTGCTGTGGTGCATCCGCTGGCCACTATTCTGTCGGCCCTGATGGCCGATACGGCGCGGTTGCCAGGGCAGGTCAAGGGGACCGATTTCGGGGCGGCGCTGGTCGCAGGCGTGGATATCGCTGCGACCCTGGGCCTTGCCGCCAAGACGCCGCTGAAATTCTTTCGCCCCGCGACGGCGGGTATTTTCGGCTGCGTTGCAGCCCTATCCCGTCTGCGCCGGCTGGAACCTCCCGTGGCTATCAGCGCCTTTGGTCATGCCCTGGCCTTTGCATCCGGCACGATGCAGGCCCATGTGGAGGGCAAGCCCGGTCTGCCGCTTCAGATCGCACATGCGGCCCAGGCCAGCCTGATGGCCCTTGACCTTGCCGTCGCCGGCCTTCCGGGTACGGATGGCAGCATCGACGGGCCCTTCGGCTATCTGACCTTGTTTGAGACGGCGTCGGATCTACAGCCGCTGCTGGCGCGTCTGGGACGGGACTGGCGAATTGCAGAGGTCAGCCACAAGCCGTTCCCTACGGGCCGTGCAGCGCACGGCGCGATCGTGGCGACACAGGCCCTGATGCGTGATCACGGTGTAACGCCCGCCAATCTGGACCGGCTGACCTACACGGCCCCGCCGCTGATCCACAGGTTGGTCGGACGGCCGCTGCCTGAATATCCAGCGGCCATGACAGCCAATTATGCACGCCTGTGTTTTGCCTGGCTTGGGGCGGTTGTCCTGACGCGCGGCACGGTCGGCCTCTCGGATTTCGCGGAAGGACGGCTGACCGACCCCAGCCTGCATGCGCTGGGCGCGCGCATCCGTGTGGTCGCCGACGCCAACCCTGACCCCGCTGCCTTTACCCCCGCTATGGCGGAGGCTTTGTTGACCGATGGCCGTCTCGTGCAGGTGCGTGTCGACAGCCAATTAGGCAGCCCTGGCAGCCCCCTCAGCCGTGAACAGCATCTGCGAAAGTTCCGTGCTTGCCTGGACTTTGCCGGGTCGTCCCCCCTGGCCGACCCGTTGATCAAGGCCATTGATGATTTGCATGAACAGCAAGACATGGCCGCGCTGCTGCGCCGTGCCGCCGGCCTTGCCGGATAG
- a CDS encoding amidase gives MMTDSPTPLTAGAAALAPLFRNGAADPLAVTRHYLDRIATLDGHIRAFTQVLGDRALADASASADRWAAGKPLSDMDGVPIAVKANIAVAGAFWHAGIGAYRDQVADRDADCVARLRAGGAVILGVVNMHEGALGATTDNPWFGRTENPLRPGFTAGGSSGGSAACVAAGMAVAALGSDTMGSVRIPSAYCGLVGYKPARGAISIDGVIPLSTSLDHVGVHARTVADCALVAAHAGARVMTSPGSLSGLRLCVPDWRSRVEAPDFIWAACDAAASRLLSAGMVSSKADLAGYQPGQARRLGLLVSEVEGLNAHAARLAQGDEGFSTAFLSLLRWAENQPATKVAAAYQGLDEIRQAGLAWLAQVDAVLLPTTPQTAFAFGQPAPANQADFTALADFIGCPALAVPSGLSPDGLPLSVQVMGRDAGTVLAVAAALE, from the coding sequence ATGATGACGGACAGCCCCACCCCCCTGACCGCAGGGGCCGCCGCGCTGGCTCCGCTGTTCCGCAATGGCGCTGCCGATCCTTTGGCGGTAACGCGTCATTATCTGGATCGCATCGCGACCCTGGATGGCCATATCCGTGCCTTCACCCAAGTCCTAGGGGACCGCGCGCTGGCCGACGCATCGGCGTCCGCCGACCGCTGGGCAGCGGGCAAGCCCCTCTCCGATATGGATGGCGTGCCCATTGCCGTGAAGGCCAATATCGCGGTCGCCGGTGCGTTTTGGCACGCTGGTATCGGGGCCTATCGCGACCAGGTGGCGGATCGGGATGCTGATTGCGTGGCGCGGCTTCGTGCTGGGGGTGCCGTCATCCTGGGCGTTGTTAATATGCATGAGGGGGCGCTGGGCGCCACCACGGACAATCCCTGGTTCGGACGTACAGAGAACCCACTTCGCCCCGGCTTCACCGCGGGTGGGTCCAGTGGCGGTTCAGCGGCCTGTGTCGCGGCCGGCATGGCGGTGGCGGCCTTGGGGTCGGACACGATGGGATCGGTACGCATCCCCAGCGCCTATTGCGGGCTGGTCGGCTATAAGCCGGCGCGTGGGGCCATCAGCATCGACGGTGTCATTCCGCTGTCGACCAGCCTTGATCACGTCGGCGTGCATGCGCGTACAGTCGCGGACTGCGCCCTGGTTGCGGCCCATGCCGGCGCCCGTGTCATGACATCCCCCGGCAGCTTGTCAGGCCTGCGCCTCTGCGTGCCTGACTGGCGGTCGCGGGTTGAGGCACCTGATTTCATCTGGGCTGCGTGCGATGCAGCGGCATCACGGCTTCTGTCCGCCGGGATGGTCAGTTCCAAGGCAGATCTGGCCGGTTACCAGCCGGGTCAGGCCCGACGCCTGGGGCTGCTGGTGTCGGAGGTGGAGGGTTTGAACGCCCATGCGGCACGGCTGGCACAGGGCGACGAAGGGTTTTCGACGGCGTTCCTGTCCCTGTTGCGTTGGGCCGAAAATCAGCCTGCCACAAAGGTGGCGGCGGCCTATCAAGGTCTGGACGAGATCCGGCAGGCTGGACTTGCATGGCTGGCGCAGGTGGATGCGGTTCTATTGCCAACAACGCCGCAAACAGCGTTCGCCTTTGGTCAGCCAGCGCCCGCCAACCAGGCGGATTTCACAGCGCTGGCAGATTTCATCGGTTGTCCAGCTCTGGCGGTGCCGTCGGGCCTGTCCCCGGATGGGCTGCCGCTGTCAGTACAGGTCATGGGGCGTGATGCGGGAACGGTTCTGGCCGTTGCGGCAGCCCTGGAATGA